A genome region from Schlesneria paludicola DSM 18645 includes the following:
- a CDS encoding ECF-type sigma factor, which translates to MKDVTRVLSAIEQGDTQAAEELLPLVYQELRRMAASKMAQECPDHTLQATALVHEAYLRLVNVEHAQRWDSRGHFFAAAAEAMRRILIESARRKGGPKRGGDWRRIDLDAGATLSNEPNENLLMLDEALTKFATVSPERAELVKLRFFAGMTIPEAAAALKISRATAERHWTYARVWLYCELSEQPPQENSLSEITPQ; encoded by the coding sequence ATGAAGGATGTGACGCGCGTTCTGTCTGCGATCGAACAGGGCGACACCCAGGCCGCCGAAGAGCTTTTGCCACTGGTCTATCAAGAGCTGCGGCGCATGGCGGCGTCGAAAATGGCACAAGAATGCCCGGATCATACGCTTCAAGCCACAGCTCTGGTCCACGAGGCCTATTTGCGACTGGTCAACGTGGAACATGCACAGCGGTGGGACTCGCGCGGGCATTTCTTCGCGGCGGCGGCGGAAGCGATGCGACGAATACTGATCGAATCCGCACGTCGCAAAGGGGGGCCGAAGCGGGGTGGTGATTGGCGGCGGATCGATCTTGATGCGGGAGCCACACTTTCCAACGAGCCGAACGAAAACCTCCTGATGCTAGACGAAGCGCTCACTAAATTTGCCACCGTTTCTCCTGAACGGGCCGAGCTAGTCAAACTGCGGTTTTTTGCGGGAATGACAATCCCGGAAGCCGCTGCCGCACTCAAAATCTCTCGAGCGACAGCCGAAAGACATTGGACATACGCCCGAGTTTGGCTTTATTGCGAGCTTAGCGAACAGCCCCCTCAGGAGAATTCCCTCTCGGAAATCACCCCTCAATAA
- a CDS encoding protein kinase domain-containing protein → MNVSETHIESLFFAALEQKSDAGREEFLNEACANDPELRRRIEQLLTAKSQLGEFLTSADQVDRPIKPELRETTGTVIGPYKLREVLGEGGMGIVYAAEQESPIRRTVALKLVKPGMDTREVVARFEAERQALAMMDHPNIAKVHDAGTTESGRPYFVMELVRGLPITEYCDRCQLSPRDRIRLVIAVCQAVQHAHQRGVIHRDIKPSNVMITLHDGVPVAKIIDFGVAKAINHRLSEQTVYTRVAQMLGTPMYMSPEQAELSGLDVDARSDVYSLGVLTYEILTGQPPFDRETFSNVGYDELRRMIREDEPPRPSQRITTLSSLARSTVSSKRGLDERQLTRTLRGELDWIVMKALEKDRVRRYGSSDAFAADLLRYLDAQPITACPPSRIYRLRKSIQRRMRAIGTANFLMLTALMSLCIPLSIYALITLIRGTTPIRQNVTRNFESPPAARDPLPNPQPTTTGRPQTGNPTHSLLISTPISPNKELIGLVPEPRVIPDIGKWQLMTKRPRGVIRSAVWSPDEKRFALAESNNVRIYDAANSGLLHVLVGHELPIRSIAWHPDGTRLASASDDGTVRLWNSRGVPTHILNGHSAPVYQVKWRPNGEQLASASADGSIRIWDVDGTFRQRIEEGQRHVFCIAWSPDSKWLASSGGNIYPPNNDGFPGDTTIRVWNLDSGELIDRLGGSERHSTLCLDWNSDGTQLAAGYGDFYRCTQDAFAPIDNAGIRIWKRDGTLVKEISQQMGTINAIAWDPSGRKIAFGGRHGILRLWDANKNSVVDIESSHKLDITSVTWSRNGTRILSCNRSSVREWNDSQLVGTTMLLQGLSENSFFFLKWSPDGQTLAATVRGKQQFYSASDLTPTSPPSANTSLKWWDADQPNIRPDGTVPYPLEGTIPRMRRWAWNRNGWIAGATWTDASVTIWNAQGKHVNTVYRHRGGVESVAWNSDGTWLATGGGDSVRTWRPDGTPGSVMKGHTDEVYPVAWSPDGQWIASGSSDSTVRLWKPDGTAGPILRGHQGGIHDVVWSPDSTQIASASWLDSTSRIWDVATGKTLYQALLLESDSAISISPSGDVLHSDRDQLEDALVYLIEKPDFSTDQLTFEAFQRRFAQYFSRAASE, encoded by the coding sequence ATGAATGTCAGCGAAACACATATCGAATCCTTGTTCTTTGCAGCGTTGGAGCAGAAATCCGATGCGGGACGAGAGGAATTTCTGAACGAGGCGTGTGCGAACGACCCCGAACTGCGGCGTCGGATCGAGCAACTTCTCACGGCAAAATCGCAGTTGGGTGAGTTCTTAACCAGCGCGGATCAAGTCGATCGCCCGATCAAACCGGAACTTCGAGAAACCACGGGTACGGTGATTGGGCCGTACAAACTGCGCGAAGTCCTCGGCGAAGGCGGTATGGGAATCGTCTATGCCGCCGAACAGGAATCCCCGATTCGCCGCACTGTGGCTCTGAAGCTGGTCAAACCGGGGATGGACACCCGAGAAGTCGTCGCGCGGTTTGAGGCCGAAAGGCAAGCGTTGGCGATGATGGATCACCCCAATATCGCCAAAGTCCATGACGCGGGAACGACGGAATCCGGCCGCCCCTACTTTGTGATGGAACTGGTCCGCGGACTGCCAATCACGGAATACTGTGACCGATGTCAGTTGTCACCGCGTGATCGAATTCGTCTCGTGATTGCGGTCTGCCAGGCTGTCCAGCACGCGCATCAGCGTGGGGTCATCCATCGTGACATCAAGCCGTCCAACGTGATGATTACCCTGCACGACGGAGTGCCCGTCGCCAAAATCATCGATTTCGGGGTCGCAAAAGCCATCAACCACCGCCTATCTGAGCAAACGGTTTACACGCGCGTGGCTCAAATGCTGGGAACGCCCATGTACATGAGCCCCGAACAGGCTGAGCTCAGCGGACTGGACGTCGACGCCCGGAGCGACGTTTATTCTTTAGGAGTTCTCACTTACGAAATCCTTACGGGCCAACCCCCCTTCGATCGGGAAACCTTCTCGAACGTCGGATACGACGAACTTCGGCGGATGATCCGCGAAGACGAGCCACCTCGTCCCAGTCAGCGCATCACCACTCTGTCATCGCTCGCCCGCTCGACCGTTTCCAGCAAACGAGGTCTCGACGAGCGGCAGTTGACTCGCACGCTGCGTGGGGAATTGGACTGGATCGTGATGAAAGCGCTCGAAAAGGATCGTGTCCGCCGTTATGGATCATCGGATGCGTTTGCCGCAGACTTACTGCGTTATCTCGATGCTCAACCGATCACCGCCTGCCCACCTTCACGCATTTATCGGCTGCGGAAATCCATCCAGCGACGGATGCGCGCAATCGGCACCGCGAATTTCCTGATGCTGACGGCGCTCATGTCGTTGTGCATTCCGCTGTCCATTTACGCGCTGATCACACTGATTCGCGGCACGACACCCATACGACAGAATGTTACTCGCAACTTCGAATCGCCCCCTGCAGCAAGAGACCCACTCCCCAATCCGCAACCGACGACAACGGGAAGACCTCAGACCGGAAACCCCACGCATTCACTGTTGATCTCCACTCCGATTTCGCCAAACAAAGAATTGATCGGCCTGGTCCCCGAGCCACGTGTGATTCCCGATATCGGAAAATGGCAGCTCATGACCAAGCGACCGCGTGGCGTGATTCGGTCCGCAGTCTGGAGTCCCGATGAAAAGCGATTCGCCCTGGCAGAATCCAACAACGTCAGAATCTATGACGCAGCGAACTCAGGACTTCTTCACGTGCTTGTTGGTCACGAACTGCCGATCAGATCCATTGCCTGGCATCCAGACGGAACACGTCTGGCGTCGGCAAGTGACGATGGAACGGTGCGACTATGGAACAGTCGAGGTGTCCCCACACACATCCTGAACGGTCATTCGGCGCCTGTCTATCAAGTGAAATGGCGGCCGAACGGCGAACAGCTCGCGTCCGCATCTGCGGATGGATCGATACGCATCTGGGATGTTGACGGCACCTTTCGCCAACGGATCGAAGAAGGCCAACGCCATGTCTTCTGCATCGCATGGAGCCCAGATTCGAAATGGCTGGCGTCGAGCGGCGGAAACATTTACCCGCCCAACAACGATGGCTTTCCCGGCGACACGACGATCCGCGTCTGGAACCTGGACTCCGGTGAACTGATCGACCGGCTAGGTGGATCAGAGCGACATAGCACGCTCTGTCTGGATTGGAACTCGGACGGGACTCAGCTGGCCGCCGGCTATGGAGACTTCTATCGCTGTACACAAGACGCCTTCGCTCCAATCGACAACGCGGGCATCAGGATCTGGAAGCGCGATGGAACCCTGGTGAAAGAAATCTCACAACAGATGGGAACGATCAATGCCATCGCCTGGGACCCCTCAGGCCGAAAAATCGCCTTCGGAGGACGCCATGGAATCCTGCGCCTGTGGGATGCAAACAAAAATTCCGTTGTGGATATCGAGTCCAGTCACAAACTGGACATCACCTCGGTCACCTGGTCAAGGAACGGAACACGCATCCTCTCGTGCAATCGCAGTTCGGTCCGCGAATGGAATGATTCGCAGTTGGTTGGCACGACTATGCTTCTGCAAGGACTTTCTGAAAACAGCTTCTTCTTTCTCAAATGGAGCCCGGATGGGCAAACGCTCGCAGCAACCGTTCGGGGAAAGCAACAATTCTACAGCGCGTCGGATCTCACCCCGACATCTCCTCCATCGGCGAACACCTCTCTGAAATGGTGGGACGCCGACCAGCCGAATATTCGCCCCGATGGAACTGTGCCTTATCCATTGGAAGGAACCATTCCCCGGATGCGTCGGTGGGCCTGGAATCGGAATGGTTGGATCGCAGGTGCCACGTGGACGGATGCCAGCGTCACGATCTGGAATGCGCAAGGAAAGCATGTGAACACGGTCTATCGTCATCGGGGCGGTGTAGAATCCGTCGCATGGAACTCTGACGGCACATGGCTCGCGACGGGCGGCGGAGATTCTGTGCGAACCTGGCGTCCTGATGGCACACCAGGCTCCGTAATGAAAGGCCACACTGACGAAGTGTACCCCGTCGCCTGGAGTCCCGACGGACAATGGATCGCGTCGGGAAGCAGCGATTCGACGGTTCGACTTTGGAAACCTGACGGAACCGCTGGCCCGATATTGCGGGGACATCAGGGAGGCATTCATGATGTCGTCTGGAGCCCTGATTCAACACAGATTGCATCCGCCAGTTGGCTCGACAGCACAAGCCGAATCTGGGACGTAGCAACGGGGAAAACGCTGTATCAGGCGCTGTTGCTTGAATCAGATTCGGCCATCTCGATCAGCCCCTCGGGTGACGTTCTGCATTCCGACCGCGACCAGCTCGAAGATGCACTCGTTTATCTGATTGAAAAGCCGGACTTCTCGACGGATCAGTTGACGTTCGAGGCGTTTCAGCGGCGATTCGCACAGTACTTCTCGCGCGCGGCCAGCGAGTGA
- a CDS encoding WD40 repeat domain-containing protein yields MRSIWSWLSNLPMSSCQPQNGLQARSSCTSNRQPRLAQDDRRQLNAGWYSSAALALTSFILGVFVVWDLASKSNINAIAIPHHSNAEIVPATHEAIRSISPSNDGQFLDVVQGATVCFRRDAHSGDTLGTIRLSPTNLPRFQNMGDAKGWVAINSQSELELIRDGVTLWRSRLPEQYDDEVLIECDLSGARNRIAVASKQGSLWILEVDSAGIVLTSQSSVGVPLADMKASSASDQLALISANREVLIWDIDREQVVRRIPTGDQDVRFARWSQDGRRLVTFGSGGVIKVWDADSGHLVHQVRTDAQLVVAAELSADGNFLAAGDGNLIRVWNLSDRDELWSLDGHTGMVSSLAFMDQGSTLFSGDLDGSLRRWSITDGQERWTVR; encoded by the coding sequence ATGCGATCGATCTGGTCCTGGTTGTCAAACCTTCCGATGTCAAGTTGCCAACCGCAGAACGGTTTGCAGGCGAGATCCTCGTGCACCTCGAATCGACAGCCCAGGCTCGCGCAGGATGATCGGCGTCAACTGAACGCAGGATGGTATTCCTCCGCCGCTCTGGCTCTGACAAGTTTCATTTTGGGGGTCTTCGTCGTCTGGGATTTGGCATCGAAGTCAAATATCAACGCGATCGCAATTCCACATCACTCGAATGCGGAAATCGTCCCAGCAACGCATGAAGCGATCCGCTCCATCTCCCCCTCAAACGATGGGCAGTTCCTTGATGTTGTTCAGGGGGCAACGGTCTGTTTTCGTCGCGACGCACATTCAGGTGACACGCTCGGAACCATTCGCCTGTCGCCCACTAATTTGCCCCGATTTCAGAATATGGGTGACGCAAAGGGCTGGGTTGCAATCAATTCGCAAAGCGAATTGGAGCTCATCCGCGACGGAGTGACCTTGTGGCGCAGCCGCCTTCCGGAACAGTATGATGACGAAGTTCTGATCGAGTGCGATCTGTCAGGAGCACGAAATCGAATTGCCGTGGCATCGAAGCAAGGCTCTCTCTGGATTCTGGAAGTCGATTCCGCGGGAATTGTTCTCACCAGCCAGAGTTCTGTTGGCGTTCCGCTTGCAGATATGAAAGCCTCTTCCGCCAGCGATCAACTCGCCCTGATCTCTGCGAACCGTGAAGTTCTCATCTGGGATATCGATCGTGAGCAGGTCGTGCGGCGAATTCCGACCGGCGACCAGGACGTACGATTCGCGCGATGGTCGCAAGATGGACGACGGCTCGTCACGTTTGGTTCTGGCGGAGTCATTAAGGTCTGGGATGCTGACTCGGGACACCTCGTGCACCAGGTCAGGACCGATGCACAACTGGTTGTCGCAGCAGAATTGTCGGCGGATGGAAACTTCCTGGCCGCTGGTGACGGGAACCTGATTCGAGTCTGGAACCTGTCCGATCGTGACGAACTGTGGTCGCTCGACGGACATACGGGGATGGTGAGCAGCCTCGCGTTCATGGATCAGGGCAGCACGCTTTTCTCAGGTGATCTGGACGGCAGCCTGCGACGCTGGTCAATCACGGACGGACAGGAACGCTGGACCGTGCGATGA
- a CDS encoding O-acetylhomoserine aminocarboxypropyltransferase/cysteine synthase family protein: MTDPMQLATQCLHAGQVPDPTTNSRAVPIYQTTSYTFDSTDHAASLFALQAFGNIYSRIMNPTCDVLEKRLAAMEGGSGALAVASGQAAESLAILNITQVGQNIVSATSLYGGTYNLFHYTFPKFGIKTKFVQQSDPDNFRKAIDDKTRCIYLETIGNPRVDVPDFEAIAKIAHDAGIPLIVDNTLASPILCQPFKWGADVVVHSCTKFIGGHGTSIGGIIIEKGGFPWGNGKFPELTEPDPSYHGMKFFDTFGPMNLAYILKTRTQLLRDLGPAMSPFNAFQLLQGLETLHLRMPRHCENALAVANFLKSHPKVSWVNYTGLEDHPSYSLGKKYLPNGCGAILGFGIKGATPTQQKENGIKLINGVKLFSHLANVGDSKSLIIHPNSTTHQQLTPEEQLATGVTPDFLRLSVGTEDIQDIIADLKQALDTI, from the coding sequence ATGACCGACCCGATGCAACTCGCCACACAATGTCTGCACGCCGGACAGGTGCCCGATCCCACGACGAATTCACGGGCCGTTCCGATCTATCAGACGACATCGTACACATTTGACAGCACCGATCATGCGGCAAGCCTGTTTGCATTGCAGGCCTTTGGCAATATCTACAGCCGCATCATGAATCCCACGTGCGACGTGCTTGAAAAGCGACTCGCGGCGATGGAAGGCGGCTCGGGAGCTTTGGCGGTTGCATCGGGGCAAGCCGCAGAATCACTGGCCATTCTGAACATCACGCAGGTTGGTCAGAACATTGTTTCGGCAACCAGCCTGTATGGTGGAACGTACAACCTGTTCCATTACACATTCCCTAAATTTGGTATCAAAACCAAGTTTGTGCAGCAGTCTGATCCGGATAACTTCCGCAAGGCCATCGACGACAAGACCCGTTGTATTTACCTCGAAACGATTGGCAATCCGCGCGTGGACGTTCCTGACTTCGAAGCGATCGCCAAGATCGCTCACGATGCTGGAATTCCGTTGATCGTTGATAACACTCTTGCTTCGCCGATTCTGTGCCAGCCATTCAAATGGGGTGCAGACGTTGTTGTGCACTCGTGCACGAAGTTTATTGGTGGTCATGGAACCTCGATCGGCGGGATCATTATCGAGAAGGGCGGATTCCCCTGGGGTAACGGTAAATTCCCTGAGCTGACCGAGCCTGATCCCAGCTACCATGGCATGAAGTTCTTCGACACGTTCGGTCCGATGAATCTGGCCTACATCCTGAAGACACGCACGCAATTGCTGCGAGATTTAGGCCCCGCGATGAGTCCTTTCAATGCGTTCCAATTGTTGCAGGGATTGGAAACACTGCACCTGCGGATGCCGCGACATTGCGAAAATGCACTCGCCGTCGCGAACTTCTTGAAGTCACACCCAAAGGTCAGTTGGGTGAACTACACCGGGCTGGAAGATCATCCGTCTTACTCGTTGGGTAAGAAGTATCTGCCGAACGGTTGCGGTGCAATTCTTGGCTTCGGCATCAAGGGGGCCACGCCAACGCAGCAGAAAGAAAACGGAATCAAGTTGATCAACGGAGTCAAGCTGTTCAGTCATCTGGCGAACGTGGGAGACAGCAAGTCGCTGATCATCCACCCGAACAGCACAACGCATCAGCAACTGACGCCGGAAGAGCAACTGGCGACGGGCGTCACGCCAGACTTCTTGCGGCTGTCCGTCGGAACCGAAGATATTCAGGACATCATCGCTGACCTGAAGCAAGCGCTGGATACCATCTGA
- a CDS encoding sensor histidine kinase, which yields MKLTLKLMFAIIALIIVMLGTDAVLSVQRESDFLQKELQNKAYRVGNAMKELVADAWRRQGPDVALALIQAANESETLTIIRWVWLDDASGDRFTPQAPVDRLKPVARGEVVAMHYQDRSGTSKLLTYIKVNVGQRPGALELAEPLNVVDSFVRISIYRKIALAAIVVGAILAVTLLLGIWLVGWPLKRLTDKARRVGAGELTGPIELRGRDELSELALTLNQMCERLAESQLRERKETEARIATIEQLRHADRLRTVGQLASGVAHELGTPLNVVTGRASLITSGRLNAEAIVESAGIIKSQAERMTNIIRKLLDFSRTGTSHRVQVDLMMIVRETSQILEPLSRKHGVELIVVDHPESQSACVDAGQIQQVLTNLIVNAIQATPESGRVTIDVTRERRQPPPTEGERVYERDVFCLSVTDTGHGIADDVRQRLFEPFVTTKDVGQGTGLGLSIAYGIVHEHGGWIEVESEVGHGSRFQVFLPTESESCPDES from the coding sequence ATGAAACTGACCCTAAAACTCATGTTCGCGATTATCGCCCTGATCATTGTGATGCTGGGTACGGACGCGGTTTTGTCTGTCCAGCGTGAATCCGACTTCCTTCAAAAAGAATTGCAGAACAAGGCATATCGAGTCGGCAATGCCATGAAAGAACTGGTAGCAGATGCCTGGCGCCGCCAGGGGCCCGACGTTGCACTGGCACTCATTCAGGCCGCGAACGAGAGCGAAACGCTGACAATCATTCGCTGGGTCTGGCTCGACGATGCCTCGGGTGATCGCTTCACGCCGCAGGCCCCCGTCGACCGTCTAAAACCGGTGGCACGCGGTGAAGTCGTGGCCATGCACTACCAGGATCGGTCGGGAACCTCGAAACTGCTCACCTACATTAAGGTCAATGTCGGTCAACGCCCGGGTGCTCTTGAACTTGCCGAGCCCCTGAATGTTGTCGATTCGTTTGTTCGGATCTCGATTTACCGCAAGATCGCGCTCGCCGCCATCGTCGTCGGAGCGATCCTGGCGGTGACCCTCCTGCTCGGGATCTGGCTGGTCGGGTGGCCACTGAAACGGTTAACGGACAAAGCGCGACGTGTTGGGGCGGGAGAGCTGACCGGCCCCATCGAACTCCGCGGACGTGATGAACTGTCCGAACTGGCACTGACGCTCAATCAGATGTGCGAACGGCTGGCGGAATCGCAACTTCGCGAACGTAAGGAAACGGAAGCGCGCATCGCGACCATTGAACAACTTCGCCACGCAGATCGCTTGAGGACCGTCGGACAGTTGGCGTCGGGTGTTGCACACGAACTTGGCACGCCTCTCAACGTTGTCACCGGTCGCGCATCGCTGATCACTTCTGGTCGCCTGAATGCCGAAGCAATCGTGGAAAGTGCGGGCATCATCAAGTCGCAGGCGGAGCGGATGACGAACATCATTCGCAAATTGCTGGACTTTTCCCGAACCGGAACATCACATCGAGTGCAGGTGGATCTGATGATGATTGTGCGGGAAACTTCTCAGATCTTGGAACCGCTCAGCCGCAAGCACGGTGTTGAATTGATCGTCGTCGACCATCCGGAATCTCAATCCGCCTGTGTCGATGCAGGACAAATTCAACAGGTTCTGACAAACCTGATCGTCAATGCCATCCAAGCCACGCCCGAATCCGGCCGCGTCACGATCGACGTCACGCGTGAAAGACGACAGCCACCGCCCACTGAAGGGGAGCGAGTGTACGAACGCGATGTCTTTTGTCTCTCCGTTACCGACACCGGCCATGGAATTGCTGACGATGTCCGCCAGCGACTCTTTGAACCGTTCGTGACAACCAAAGATGTGGGGCAGGGAACAGGACTGGGCCTTTCGATCGCGTATGGTATCGTGCATGAACATGGCGGCTGGATCGAAGTCGAATCGGAAGTCGGTCATGGCAGCCGGTTCCAAGTATTCCTGCCAACGGAGAGCGAGTCGTGTCCGGACGAGTCTTGA
- a CDS encoding sigma-54-dependent transcriptional regulator, with translation MSGRVLIVDDDRSMCELIEADLASRGMACQWFTSADEAIRAIHEGQFDVILTDLQMPGLNGIALCERIVANRPDIPVVVMTAFGSLETAVAAIRAGAYDFVSKPVELDMLALTLQRAIQHRSLAEQVRVLSDRVQQSNRFAHLLGESPVMQRLFDELRRVANTDASVLITGESGTGKELVAKALHAQSRRKGKPFVAINCAALPEQLLESELFGHKRGAFTDAVADKKGLFLQADGGTLFLDELAEFPLALQPKLLRALEARTVRHVGSETELAFDVRLIAATNRDLETAVEEKRFREDLYFRINVIQIKLPPLRSRGNDVLLLAQHYVEQFASQNDKQIVGLSDATAKKLLDYSWPGNVRELRNAIERAVALTRFDRIAVDDLPDKIRNYRGTHLELAGDNPSELRPMEEIERRYIQHVLNATHGNRTQTAQILGFDRKTLYRKLKQMGEPIDVLDKK, from the coding sequence GTGTCCGGACGAGTCTTGATTGTCGATGACGACCGCAGCATGTGCGAATTGATCGAGGCAGATCTCGCTTCACGCGGCATGGCGTGCCAATGGTTCACATCGGCGGACGAGGCCATTCGCGCCATTCATGAAGGCCAATTCGATGTTATCCTGACCGATCTGCAGATGCCGGGACTGAACGGAATTGCCCTGTGTGAACGGATCGTCGCGAATCGCCCTGATATTCCGGTCGTCGTCATGACGGCATTTGGCAGCCTCGAAACGGCCGTCGCCGCCATCCGCGCCGGGGCCTACGACTTCGTCAGCAAGCCAGTCGAGCTGGATATGCTCGCGCTCACCCTGCAACGAGCCATCCAGCATCGTTCACTGGCCGAACAGGTGCGAGTCCTCAGTGATCGAGTGCAGCAGTCCAATCGGTTCGCGCACCTACTGGGAGAAAGTCCCGTCATGCAGCGGTTGTTCGACGAACTTCGTCGAGTGGCCAATACCGACGCGTCGGTTCTAATCACGGGTGAAAGCGGGACTGGAAAAGAGCTTGTTGCAAAAGCCCTGCACGCACAGAGTCGACGCAAAGGCAAACCGTTCGTCGCGATCAACTGCGCCGCTCTTCCTGAACAACTCTTGGAAAGTGAACTCTTCGGCCACAAGCGCGGCGCCTTCACGGATGCCGTCGCCGATAAGAAAGGCCTGTTTTTGCAGGCGGACGGAGGAACCCTGTTTCTGGATGAGCTCGCGGAATTCCCACTGGCCCTGCAGCCGAAATTGTTGCGTGCCCTCGAAGCGCGCACCGTGCGCCACGTTGGTAGTGAAACCGAACTCGCCTTTGATGTACGCCTCATTGCCGCCACCAATCGCGACCTCGAAACGGCGGTCGAGGAAAAGCGGTTCCGCGAAGACCTGTATTTTCGTATCAATGTCATTCAGATCAAATTGCCGCCCTTGCGTTCGCGGGGAAATGACGTCCTGCTTCTCGCACAGCATTACGTGGAGCAGTTCGCCTCGCAGAACGACAAACAAATTGTGGGCCTGAGCGACGCGACCGCCAAAAAATTGCTCGACTATTCGTGGCCCGGCAACGTGCGAGAACTGCGCAACGCGATTGAACGAGCCGTTGCACTCACTCGGTTCGATCGGATCGCCGTAGATGACCTCCCGGACAAGATTCGGAACTATCGGGGAACTCATTTGGAACTCGCGGGGGATAACCCGTCGGAACTACGTCCGATGGAAGAGATCGAACGGCGATACATTCAACATGTCCTGAACGCCACTCACGGCAACCGGACACAAACAGCACAGATCCTTGGGTTCGATCGAAAAACACTCTATCGCAAGCTGAAACAAATGGGCGAACCGATCGACGTACTCGATAAGAAATGA
- a CDS encoding response regulator, whose protein sequence is MVTQNLERLSVASAAPVGKSSAAKLHVLIADDDAEMRSLLALALTHAGYNVMECRDGEELSLCLRESSTSQAERVDLVISDVRMPGLTGLGVLKIHGAKPRCPPIILMTAFGDKLTRLEAERMGAVAFFDKPFCLDDLIAKVRTLAPP, encoded by the coding sequence ATGGTAACTCAAAACCTTGAACGTCTGTCCGTAGCGTCCGCCGCCCCCGTGGGGAAATCGTCCGCCGCCAAGCTTCACGTCTTGATCGCGGATGACGATGCCGAGATGCGTTCGTTGCTCGCGTTGGCGCTGACGCATGCCGGGTACAACGTGATGGAATGTCGCGATGGAGAAGAACTGTCCCTGTGTCTGCGTGAATCATCCACCAGCCAAGCCGAACGCGTTGATCTGGTGATTTCGGACGTACGAATGCCCGGACTGACAGGTCTGGGGGTTCTCAAGATTCACGGAGCAAAACCGAGATGTCCGCCCATCATCCTGATGACGGCGTTCGGTGACAAATTGACTCGATTGGAAGCCGAACGAATGGGCGCGGTCGCATTCTTCGACAAACCATTTTGCCTGGATGACCTGATCGCAAAAGTTCGCACGCTCGCACCACCATGA